The sequence AATACCAATGAAAAACTCGCTCTATGGCGCGCACAGCAAAATCAGTTCAAAGTAGAAAGTGTGCCCGCGTTTATTGTCAATGATAAATACGCTGTTAACTTAAGCAGTATCAAAACCTTAGATGAATTAATTAGCTTAATTAACTATCTTGCTATTGAAAAAGATGCCCAAGCACCTAAAAGTTCAGGCGGCAGTTTAACTTGGCTATTCCTCGCCTTTGCAGCAGTCATTGGATTAAGCCGCCAAAAGCGAATCCGTTAAGTAAAAAAATGGCCTCCAACGGAGGCCATCTCTTCTCAAGACCACAGATTACTGCCTAATAAATTCAATAATATGGGTTGCTGCCAGCACGATATGTACAATTAAAAAGCCAATAAAAGCCTGTGCACAAATAAGATGATAACCACGCCAGTCCATTGCGATTGGTGTACCTTGATATACAAACCACACAACACCAGTCAACCCCGTTGCGACCAGCAATAACATTCCAATGCCTTCAACCACACTGAATAACCCTTTGCCGCCCGCAACAGGGAACTTACCTTTGATTACACCAGCGATATCTTGTTTCAGTTGTGCCCAATCCCCCACTAGCCAACCAAAATACGAGCGCCATTTTCCATTGAAGGTATTGTGAAGTAAGAATAATAATGCAAGAACCGTACAGACCAATCCTAAGTAAACATGCAGGTAATCCCAAAAACTGGCATTTTTTCTCAGGCTTCGTCCTATAAAAATCCATGGGCTACTACATACCAATACCGCACAGCAAGTCGCAAGCCACACATGTAAATGGGTTATCAATATACGAAACACGTTGCCGAATTTTACTGCCGCAGTCGGTTTATCCGTCATGATCCATGCCCTTAAACTTATAGCAAGCCACTTTTATGCTTGATGGATTTGCTCACCAAACTCGTTTACTTTCTGCCAATCTGTATATTCAACATTGGTAACTGGATCCGTCGGCCCCTTAGTTAACCACATAATAAAACGAATAATATTCCTATCTAAAGCGTTATAGCCTTGATAGTTCAAGTTACCACCAAACACTTGCAGTAACTGAGGTCTCCAAGTCGTTTTGCTTAAAAAAGCCTGCATATAAGGATTAGTCTCAGGCGTATTTTTTTCCGGCTTACGCGCCACTAAGCTAACCGAGAAAAAACCACTTACTTTTTGTGTTAGTAGTTTTTGATGCTTTTGAATAAATTCATATAACGTCGGATTATGTTTACCATGGCGAATACTGGCGCCAATAATGATTTTGTCGAACGACTCCATTGCGGGCACAGCCTTAATATCGGCGATAACAACCGAATTGCCTAAGTCCTTAAGTTGCTGCGCTAGCTGATTAGTGATCTTACGGGTTTGACCGTGAACACTAGAGAAAATGATCAGAATTTTTTTCACTTTAGCCTCGATTCATCTCAACAAAAATAAGAAAAAGCGGCCTGAAAAATGATAGTGAAAGGCGGCTTAGATGGATAACGCAAAAAGCAAACAGCCTATTACGAGATTGCATACTAGGTGATTTAAATATCAATTTACATGAAATAGATCACGGGGTTAGCCCCATAGGGCTTATGCATACACAGTAATTTTAGCTTGCTCACAAAAATAGACTCGGTAATAAATTGAGAATTCAAAAATGACCTTGCATCGTTGCCTCATAGTACGTCAATAGACTTACCATGATTCCGCAATTCACCTTAGCCAACGAGTATCAAAATTTACGATTTCAACATAATAATCGTCAATAGATTGGGTTAATATAGCCAGAACCGTGATTAAGGATTCGCTATTATCTAAGCAAAATCAGCTTTGGTAAGACAATTCACTTAACTCCCTATATCAGCATACAAACAAGGATTGATTCGGATGAAGGACTCAGACATTTTAATGCTAGCAGAAGAAGGCGAGTCAGCATCCGAAGTATCCGCTCGCAAAAAAGCCCTGCTACTCGGTCGCCAATTAGGGCTCGCCAGTGAGCAAGAATATCGCCCCGCGAACGCTTCAATAGCCGAACGTGCAGAACATAGAGCCCGCAAGTTATCGAGCCAATATCAGGCCAATGTGGAAACCATTTTCGCCTTAGCCCTCAGTTACACCCACTCAGATGTCACTGGGGTCGATCTCGATCCCGATTGGAGTCATCAATTCTTCTTGATGGCGGAACAAATCCATAACCGTAAGATGCAAGATTTGTGGGCTCGGATATTGTCGAGCGAGATAGTGAATCCGGGAAACTTCAGTCTACGTACCTTAGCGCTGCTCAAGCAACTGACCCACAGGGAAGCACAAATTCTTGAAAAAGCCCTTGGCATGGCGGCTAAAGTGAATAATGAACAACGTCTTAAACTGATCAGTGGTTATCGGTTATCTGGGGGGATTGGGCAATACTTTAGAAAAAACACCACAGTAAATCTTGGCCTATCTCAATTTGGCCTGCCTTATTCCAGTATTTTAACCTTAGTTGATGCGGGTATTTTGCACAGTAGCGAGTTTGAAACAGGGCTTCTTAATAGCAAAACCCCAATCCAATTTGCCATGCCTAGTATTCAAATGAAGTTAACACCTAAGAGCGGCCATTTACTATTCACTTATTATCGCTTAACCCCCATAGGTGATGAACTGGCTTTACTTGTACAACCCAAAACAGATCAAGAATACGTAAAAGCACTGCAACTACTATTTGCCAAAGATTTCAAAATAGAATAGGTATCACACCCTAAAAAGGAGCAAAAGGCTCCTTTTAAGCAAGGTAAAGGCTAAATGTTAAGCGACTGTCTTTGTCTTATCGGTATTGATGACATTGATCGCAGTTAAATAATCGATTAAGGCACGCACTTGGGTCGCTAAATCACCTTTGCTGGTATCTATGGTTAATTCCGCGGCCAGTGGTGCTTCATAGGGCGATGAAATCCCTGTAAAATTGCTGATCTCGCCACTGCGCGCTTTAACGTACAACCCCTTAGGATCCCGCTGTTCGCACACACTTAATGGCGTCGACACATGCACTTCAATGAACTGCCCCGCAGGAAAACGGGCGCGAATACCATCACGTTCTTCGCGAGTCGGTGATATAAAAGCAGATAACACCACAAGCCCCGCATCCACCATCAATTTAGCCACTTCGCCAACACGGCGCAGGTTCTCGTCACGGTCCTCAACCGTAAACCCTAAGTCTTTACACAGGCCATGGCGCACATTATCGCCATCGAGCAAATAAGTGTGGAATCCCGCCTCAAATAAGGCCCGCTCTAATGCACCCGCCAATGTTGACTTGCCCGCGCCAGAAAGTCCGGTAAACCAAAGTAGCACAGGGTTTTGACCTTTCTGCTCGGCTCTCGCGGCTTGGTCTACAGGATGTTGATGCCACACGATATTTGTCATAAAAACTCCTCAATCCCCATGTTAACTAACCGCTAACATAAGGGCTATAAACACAAGCTAATCACTAAAATGGAAAGATGATCGGCACCATAAATATCACTATCAGGGAATACAGCACAGATAACGGCAATCCAAGGCGGACAAAGTCACTGAAGCGATAATTACCCGCATTAAACACCATTAAGTTCGTTTGATAGCCATAGGGTGAAATAAAGCTCGCACTGGCACCAAAGACGACCGCCATAATAAAGGGTCTTGCATCGACACCATAATTAAGCGCAATCGCGTAGGCAATAGGGAACGCCAGCGCTGCCGCTGCGTTATTGGTCACCAGCTCAGTCAGTAACAAGGTCATCAAATACACACCTACAAAGGCACCAAAGACCCCATAACCATTGATTACACTCAATAATCCTTGGGCTAAGTTGTTCGCAAGGCCAGTACTCATCATCAAATTAGCAAGACCAAGTGCACTGCCAACGATGATGACAAGTTCAAATGGAAAACGGCGTTTCAGCTCAGACAGTGTGACAGCACCGATGGCAAAATAACTCAGCAGCAATATCACTAAACCTTTAGCCAATGGCAATACGTCAGTAACACTCAGGACGATCGTTGCCGCAAACCCCAGCAACACACAGCGACCACGACGACTGTCTAAACGCACATTCAAATCTAAACCGCTGATCGCCGCAAACTCTGAACTTAGCTTTGCGCTATTGCTAAAACCATCACCTGGTGTCAATAACAACACATCACCGGGTTGCAGGATTATGTCACCAAGCCCACCCTTTAGTGGGTGATTTCCGCGGCGAATAGCCATCACAGCCGCATCGAACTGCTCACGAAAACGCGTTGCTTTTAACGAACTGCCCACTAAACGAGATGATGGCGCGAGTACGGCTTCAACTAAATTTTGTCCCTTAGCTTGATGCTTACCAAACCAATCTAAACCATCAAATTGGTGTAATAACTCGACCGATTCCACCGCGCCACTGAAACGCAGCACGTCGTCCGCTTGTAATACTAACTGGGGCGGCACAGGGCAAATACAAATGCCACTGCGTTCTAATTCAACCAGATATAACTTTTTCAGCGCCCTAAGTTTGTTATCCACCACACTGCGACCAACCAAGGACGAACCTTTCGCCACATGGGCTTCGAGCAAATAAGGTAGCGTTTCTTCGTTTGAATCTTCTCTTCTATCAGGCAGAATATTCGCCAGTAAGGTCAGTAACAGCATTCCAGCCACTAAAATAATCACAGCCACCGGCGTAAACTCGAAGAACCCTAAGGCGGGTAAGCCAGCGTTTTCTACAAAGGAGTTCACAATCAGGTTAGTCGAGGTACCAATCAGGGTCAGTGTGCCGCCTAAAATTGCCGCATAATTTAGTGGCAACAATAGCTTAGCTGGCGCGTGTGCCTGATTGCGGCGCACAACACCGATAAGCGATGCCACCACCGCAGTGTTGTTAGTGAAAGACGACAGCAAAGCCGTCGAAAAACCGAGTTTTGCCATTGTCATAGGCAAAGAACTATTACCTATGACTTGACTCAACTTTCCCAGCAAGGACGTTTTTTCTAACGCCGTCGCGGCCAACACCAACAGGACAAGTGTGACTAAGCCAATATTGGTAAAGCTTGTTAATGCGGTATCGAGCGCAACCATGCCCAAGAGATAACAGAGCAAAAATGCAAATAAAAACAATACCGCTGGGTTGATACGGCCGCTAATTAAGCCAGCCACAAGCCCTATCAAAATAATCGCTAATTGCCACAAGTCACTCACAAATTAAGCTCCAAGCTGAGTGATATCTATCGCTTGCCAATGGGGGAAGTGTTTACGCACTAAGGCATTAAACTCGACTTCAAAGGCACTAAATTGTGACGCTGTTTGCTTGTTAACATGTTGACCCGACACCACCATCACCGCGGCAACCGTCGCATTAGTAAGACGGTCGATTAAAATCATTCCGCCCGTATCACGCACTAACGAATAGGCATCAAATACTATGTCTTCGGTCAGTTCTAAGGTCACACGCGCAATCGCGTTTAACCCAAGCGTGTCCGTCGCACTGCGCGCTAAGGTATTAACATCAACCACATAATCGATAGCTGTTACAGAGGCTTGCGTCTTCTTACCGGCCACTTTGATGTCGTATAACTGACCGAGTTGTAATGGCTTTTCATCCATCCACACTATATCAGCGCTGATCAGGTTAGCGACGGCGGGAGCTGAGTCGGGTTTTGCCAGTAAATCGCCACGGGAAATATCAATTTCATCTTCCAGCGTGATAGTCACAGCCTGGCCTGCAACCGCTTCCTCTAGATCACCATCGAAGGTGACAATACGTTCAACCTTGCTGCGTTTACCCGATGGCAAAGCGACTAACTCGTCGCCGACCTTGATGATGCCAGAGGCTAACGTGCCCGCAAAACCGCGAAAATCTAAGTGAGGGCGCGACACATATTGCACTGGGAAACGCACAGGCAATGAGCTGAGTTCGCGTTGAGTATCAATGGTTTCTAGCAGTTCAAGCAGTGTTCCGCCTTGATACCAGTCACTTTGGGTACTGCGCTCAACCACGTTGTCACCATTAAGCGCGGATAAGGGCACGAAGTGGATATCGAGATTACCGAAATCTTTAACGAAATCCGTAAAATCGGCACGAATACGATTGAATACTTGCTCATCAAACCCCAGCAAATCCATCTTATTCACGGCAACCACAAAGTGACGAATACCGAGTAATGACGCGATAAACGCATGGCGCTTAGTCTGAGTCTGCACGCCGTAGCGGGCATCGACTAAAATCACCGCTAAATCACAGGTCGATGCACCTGTCGCCATATTGCGAGTGTACTGCTCATGCCCTGGCGTATCGGCGATGATGAACTTGCGCTTATCACTTGAAAAATAACGGTAAGCCACATCGATAGTAATGCCCTGCTCGCGTTCGGCTTGCAGACCATCCACCAGCAAAGCTAAGTCAATCGCTTCACCTGTGGTGCCCATCTTGGCGCTGTCGCTCTTAAGGCTCGCCAATTGGTCTTCATAGATCTGCGCGCTATCGTGTAACAGGCGGCCGATTAAGGTACTTTTGCCGTCATCCACACTGCCACAGGTTAAAAAGCGCAGTAAGCCTTTGTGTTGCTGCAGGGCTAGATATTCTTTCACACCATGGAGGGTAATTTCTGCCGCCATGAGATTGGTTTTATTGACCGCTTTGTCCATCTTATTCTCACTCTTGATCTGCTTGGCTGAAGGTCGCACTGACTAGCGCCACCTTCGCGAAATAGGCTTAACCCTGTAGAGATTAGAAGTAGCCTTGACGCTTCTTCTGCTCCATCGAGGCACTTTGATCTGAGTCGATCAATCGGCCCTGGCGTTCGCTTGAACGGGTTAACAGCATTTCTTCAATAATCTTCTCTAGACTGTCGGCCTCGGAATACATGGCGGCCGTGAGTGGGTAACAACCTAAGGTTCTAAAACGTACCACTTCTTCTTTAATCTGCTCGCCTTCGGCTAATTGCATCCGCTCGTCATCGGCCATGATTAACTGACCACCGCGCTCAACCACTTTACGTTTAGCTGCAAAGTACAGAGGCACTAACTCAATGTTTTCTTGATAGATATATTGCCAAATATCCAGCTCAGTCCAGTTAGATAACGGGAACACGCGAATACTTTCGCCCTTGTTCACTGCACCGTTATAGGTGCGCCACAGTTCTGGACGTTGGTTTTTAGGATCCCATCTATGGTGACGGTCGCGGAAAGAATACACGCGCTCTTTGGCGCGAGATTTTTCTTCATCGCGACGAGCCCCACCGAAAGCCGCATCGAAACCATATTGGTTAAGTGCTTGCTTTAAACCTTGGGTTTTCATGATGTCAGTGTGTTTCGCACTGCCATGGTCGAAGGGGTTAATCCCCTGCGCCAAACCTTCTGGGTTAATGTGCGTCAGTAACTCGAAGCCAAATTTCTTTGCCTGCGTATCACGAAACGCGATCATCTCTTTGAATTTCCAACCCGTATCGACATGCAGCAACGGAAACGGGATCTTGCCCGGATAAAAGGCTTTACGCGCTAAGTGCAACATAACGGAAGAATCTTTCCCGATGGAATACAACATCACAGGATTATCGAATTCGGCTGCAACTTCACGAATGATCTGGATGCTCTCGGCTTCCAGTTGTTGTAAGTGGCTTAGTTCACGCCCGGCCATACTATTCTCCGTTTACCTAAAATTTGCTGCATTGATACAGCATGATTACTTAATTTTATAATTTGCTAATTTATCGATACTTTTACAGTCTGAGTCAGTTCATGTTGGTATTGTGCGTTGTCGATGGATTCAGGTATGAACCAATTGAGCGTCTCAGAAAGCGTGACGACTTCACCTATGATCATCAAGGCTGGCATGTGTAAGTCTGGATCGGCGGCAAGCTGTTCAAGCTCACCTAAACGGCCGATAAAACGACGTTGTTCTTTAGTGGTTGCCTTTGACACTATCGCCACAGGTGTTTCTGGGCTTCGGCCCGCATCGAGTAAACCTTGACGAATAATGCCTGCGTTCAGAATCCCCATATACACGACTAAGGTATTGTTAGGATTAGCATAACCTTGCCAATCCATAGGGCGACTCTCTAACTGACAATGGCCAGTGATAAAAGTGACGCCTTGGGCGTGGTCTCTGTGGGTTAGGGGAATTCCCGCATAGGCTGACGTGCCGCTGGCGGCGGTAATGCCGGGGATGACTTCAAACTCCACCCCAGCTTCAACTAAAGTTTGTAACTCTTCCCCCCCGCGGCCGAAAATAAAAGGATCGCCACCTTTAAGGCGAACCACATTTTTACGGGTGTAGGCTTTAGTGACGAGTAACTGATTAATCTCGTCCTGTGCGGCGCTATGCTTGCCCGCACGTTTACCTACGGCAATCTTCTCAGCGTCTTTGGGAATAAGATCGAGGATATCTTGGCTGACTAAAGCGTCGTATAGCACTGCATCGGCGGTTTTAAGGATACGCCATGCCTTTAACGTCAATAACTCAACGTCACCGGGACCAGCCCCTACCAGCCAGACTTTGCCTTTGGCCGCTTGGCCCGGTAAAGAGAAAATTTCCATCAGAATCCCCAAGATCACTTTAGTCTGTAGAAATATAGCGCGTCTTATATTCCATAATAAATAGATAATTATTAGTTTTTATATCATTTAGGAATATAACTAATATCATCATTAGGGAGCAACAACGGAAAAAAAGGTCTATTTGAAATAAAATACAAGTAGATATTAGGTAACACACTAAATTTAAATGATTTTTAATTTACAGCATTCATGGTAAACGCTATTGTGACAAGGGTATATCCATCATTTTGGCACTATGTTAGTGCGAAAAATTCTACCTAAATGTCATATTTTGAGGAAAACTCACTTTTGCTTAACCCAACTGATGCAGATGCAACTAACAGTTCCTTCAACCAATCACCGTAAATTCATTAACTAGTGTTAAGCTGACAAATCGAGCGTTACAAGTACGATCAACAAACACATCAAGGAGGGTAAATGAATCTGTTTTATAAAAATATCCCGTTAATAGGATTGCTAATGTGCTCAGGGCTAAATGCAGAATCATTGGTAGAAGGACGCGTTAAAGATGAACTTGCCACTGCAGAACGTCCATTTGTGATCACCCCGCATCATGTCAATTATTTACTGCCAGCGACCTATAATCCTGATCCTAATATTGCTCCTTTTCTTGAAGAAATGGCTCAAGATCCCTATACCTTAGATAAATTTGAGGCTAAGTTTCAGATAAGCTTTAAATTTCCGGTTTGGTACAACGTATTTGGTGACAATGGGCATCTATTCTTTGCTTATACCAATCAATCCTATTGGCAAGTGTATAACAAAGAAACCTCTTCACCCTTTCGCGAAACCAATCACGAACCCGAAATATTTATGCTGTTTAATAACGATTGGAAAATTGGCAGTGTGACCAATTCTTTTTGGGGTTTTGGTGCGGTACATCAATCTAATGGTAAATCTGGCCTACTTTCTCGAAGCTGGAATCGGATTTATGGCACCATGATTTTTGATGCCGGTCCACTCGCTTTCGCAACCAAAATTTGGTGGCGTATTCCCGAAGATGAAAAAACCGATCCCTATCAGACAAGCGGTGATGACAACCCAAATATTGAAGACTATGTAGGCAATGCCGAATTTATCGGTGTTTATGGCGTTGATGAACACAGATTCACCCTCACCCTCAGAAGCAATCTACAAGATATCGATCGCGGCTCAGCAGAGCTCACGTGGAGCTATCCAATAGTGGGGAATTTACGTCTGTATACCCAATATTTTAATGGCTATGGAGAAAGTTTAATCGACTACAACTATCACAACCAACGTATTGGAATAGGGATTTCGCTTAATGACATCCTCTAATACCCATAATATTAACTCTCTGTTTATTCAGCGGTGAGATATTCAATGCGATGGGTATAAAGTGACGAAGTACAAAAATTAGCCATAATTTCATACTGACTCAACCAATCTGCTGTTAGATTGCTCAATCGGGCTAGCTCCAAAGGATGGATAATATGATTTTCATTGAAAATAATCGAATTTCCACCGATAGTCGCTCACCTTTTTAGCAGTAAAAGGCATTGTAAGATCACGGAGGAGTATGGGTTTTAACTATCGGACTATTGTTAGTTTTCTGACAGTTATCATTATCGCGAGCTTAATTAGGCTCGCGATTTTTGCTATGCCAGAACAAGAACGAACTCCAGAATTGAGTGCTCAGGAAGTACGCCAAGACCTCTATGTTTTGCTGAGTCAAATTGAGCAATACTCCGCTTTCTATGCCCTTAAACCCAATGATATGGCTCAACTATTGACTGATACTGCAGCCTATATTGCTGAACAATATCAAGATATTGTCTCCAATGATCGTTTTGCGGCTGAAGTCACTAAGCTACTCAATCGCATCAAAGATCCTGGTGCTCAAGTGCTAAATTTTGAAGATAAGAGCGGAGATTTACCTTTAACACTCAGGCCCATAAATGAACAATGGCTTGCTTTAGATACTAAAAATAGTCCGATTAATTCTAATTTTCCCTTTATAAGCCACATTGATGGCTTACCTATGAACAAATGGATATCGGCAAGTCAAGCCTACTTACCCGAGCCATCGAAAGATAGCCAAGAAATGCAGCTACCTTGGCTTAAAAAACTCAACCTATTGCGGGAGGATTTAGGGCTTAGTCTTAAACCTTATGTGGTCGTCACTTTAATGAATGACAATCTACAAACGCAGCAGGTTACGATGGCATTAGCCCCTAAACAAAAAAATCAACCTGCACCAATCGTTGATAGGGATAATGAAACATTACCACTGGTTTTTGATGCGTTTCTAACCCCACTCACCAAATCATCCCCCGCAATATCATCTCAATCCGTTTATAAGTTAGAAAGTATCAACACAACTACAGCAAGGCTTAAAATCGACGATCTATACACCTTCGAATTAGATAAAGAGCTACAACAAGAGCTGCTCAAAGGTATGGAACAGGCATTATTAGTAATCGATCTAAGGGAAGCGAGTGGCTTTAGCCCTAAACTGCTTACCATGCTATCACGCTATCAAGATATTGAATCTGGTAATACGCCACTTAGCACTCGACAGTTCTCCTCAAGCATCATGGGGTTTGCTCACTATCGACGCTCGGCAGCGTTCAGAAACGATTACCTACAACCGCTAAATTTTAAACCTTTAGAATCCTTAGGATTCAGTGCGCCAAAACTTAAAATACTCACTCGCTATTTACCGCAAACCGATAAAGACAAATTCAGTCCTTGGTTTGCTCGCACTAAACCAGATGTAGAAGCGACTGGAAATAACCAACTAGTGTTACTGATAGGGCCCCGTTGTCGACAAGAATGTGAGTGGATAGCTCATCGTACTAAAACTTGGTCGAGAGTTAATTTGGTCGGTGAGAGAACCTCTGGTGACTTTGCTCGGCAATACCACTTTACCTTACCTAACAGTAGATTAAATGTCCGATTAAGCAGTTCTCTAACCTATGACTCCAAAGGGCAATTGCTCTCTGGTAAAGGGACTGAACCTGATATTTCATTGCCTCTTAATCATGATATTGAATGGCAGGGGTTAGTAAGTTTAGTGAAAACATCAACATCCAAACCAACTCAACATGGGTTAAAATCCAAGCTAGCCCATTCAGTTAACTGACAATAAAAAACCAGCAATTAGCTGGTTTTATCAACGACCCAATGCAATGTAAGACTAGGTCCCACTGACCTTGGCTATCTGCTGAGTACTTCGCTGTTTTTTATACTGCTTAGCTTCTGTAGGTATCGGTGTCACCTTACCCGTTTCTAACCAATTACGTAAACGGTTTGCATCGGCTAGATGGGTATATTTGCCATAGGCATCAAGCACAACAAAAGCCACTTGACGTTTTGCCATTTCAGTGCGCATCACTAAGCAATGGCCTGCTGCATTGGTAAAGCCCGTTTTTGTAAGATGAATATTCCAGTTATCTTTGTAAACCAAGCGATTTGTATTACGAAAATCTAAACTGTACTTAGGTTTGCCAAACGTCACCGTTTTCTTCTCTGTGGCACTCAACTCACCAAGCATAGGGTATTTCTCACTCGCTTTAAGCAGAACGATAAGATCGCTCGCACTAGACACATTTTTATGAGATAAGCCCGTCGGTTCAACATAACGAGTATTTTTCATACCTAATGCTTTCGCTTTGGCATTCATCGCCTTAATAAAGGCCTTATGTCCACCGGGATAATGATGAGCAAGGCTTGCAGCGGCGCGATTTTCTGAAGACATCAAGGTCAACAACAACATCTCTTTACGGGTAATTTCGCTACCGATACGTACCCGAGAGTAAACACCACGCATTTCTTTGGTATCGCTAATATTAACAGCGAGCTTCTGATCCATTGGCAATTTGGCATCTAACGTCACCATAGCCGTCATTAATTTAGTCACAGAGGCTATTGGCATAACAGCATTAGGATTACTCGAATAAAGGACCTCATTGGTTTTGAGATCAACCACCAAAGCACTGTTCGCCGCGACTTCTTGTTTATTTAAAACAGGCTTTGCTGAGGCAGATGATTTAGAAGCGGTACTTTTCGTAGTGACAGAGGCCGATTCGGCACAATATGCTGTCGCGGCAACAGTACAACTGCTGCAGACAAAGATAAAACTACTGAGTAAAGATCTGATCTTCATTTAAGTTTCACTAAAAATAGAAAAGGATCACATGTGCTAACGCACGCGGCTTGCCCAAGTATAAGAGGTATATGCAGAAAGGAATAGAATGAAACTAAACTTTTATCTGTGATATCAGCAATTTCCATCTAGCGCCATAGTTCACGCACCAGCTTAACCTATTATAAATTTCGCATTTAAAAGTACTCAAAATCATACTTTTTAACTAGCTTAGAGATTAATGCTAAAAAACAGCACTTTCAAAGTTAAATGCTTCAATGTAAAAATTATTAATAATTTTTTAACTTTTATATGAGTAAAGATTAATTTTTGCAAATCAATCATCTGTTCCCAGCCTGAAATCAACCAAACACCGTCAAGGCATCTTAGTCATCACTCTGCCCAACAACAATGAAACAAAACTTAACACCAGATTGAAAATTGACAACATCCCCCATAGTACTTTGATACAACGTAAGTTATATCGCGAAAAAACCGGCTGACAATAAAAGCGGTATCTATATTTACCGTAATAGTTTTGTCGGACAAGCACTCAAGAAAAACATTTATATCAATGGTGAAATGATTGGTGAATCAGCCAATAAGGTATTTTTCTACAAAGAAGTTGAACCTGGCGAGCAAACGCTTTCAACTGAATCTGAGTTTAGTGAAAACGATTTAAAAGTTTCAACAGAAGGCGGTAAAAACGACTTCTTTGAGCAATATATCAAAATGGGTGTATTTGTAGGCGGTGCAGGACTAAAAGCCGTCTTTGATGCCGAAGGGATGAAAAACGTTCAAGAATGTAAATTAGCAAAATAGTCATTACTTCCCCCTTGAATCGCCCATATAAAAACCAGCCAAAAGGCTGGTTTTTTATATTTATCCAATGCAAATTGGGTCACAGGTTTTATCTGCAACCCAATAAATCACTTAGGCTTGTGGGCGCATTGCAGGGAATAGGATCACATCACGGATTGTATGAGTGTTAGTGAATAGCATCACTAAACGGTCGATACCGATACCTTGACCCGCTGTTGGTGGTAAACCGTGTTCCAGTGCAGTGATATAGTCCGCATCGTAGAACATGGCTTCATCGTCACCCGCGTCTTTGGCATCAACCTGCGCTTTAAAGCGGCTGTCTTGATCTTCAGCATCATTTAACTCGCTGAAACCGTTAGCTACTTCACGACCACCGATGAAGAATTCAAAACGGTCAGTGATGAAGTGATTGTCATCGTTACGACGTGCCAGTGGCGAAATGTCCGCTG is a genomic window of Shewanella putrefaciens containing:
- the cobA gene encoding uroporphyrinogen-III C-methyltransferase; translation: MEIFSLPGQAAKGKVWLVGAGPGDVELLTLKAWRILKTADAVLYDALVSQDILDLIPKDAEKIAVGKRAGKHSAAQDEINQLLVTKAYTRKNVVRLKGGDPFIFGRGGEELQTLVEAGVEFEVIPGITAASGTSAYAGIPLTHRDHAQGVTFITGHCQLESRPMDWQGYANPNNTLVVYMGILNAGIIRQGLLDAGRSPETPVAIVSKATTKEQRRFIGRLGELEQLAADPDLHMPALMIIGEVVTLSETLNWFIPESIDNAQYQHELTQTVKVSIN
- a CDS encoding S41 family peptidase — protein: MGFNYRTIVSFLTVIIIASLIRLAIFAMPEQERTPELSAQEVRQDLYVLLSQIEQYSAFYALKPNDMAQLLTDTAAYIAEQYQDIVSNDRFAAEVTKLLNRIKDPGAQVLNFEDKSGDLPLTLRPINEQWLALDTKNSPINSNFPFISHIDGLPMNKWISASQAYLPEPSKDSQEMQLPWLKKLNLLREDLGLSLKPYVVVTLMNDNLQTQQVTMALAPKQKNQPAPIVDRDNETLPLVFDAFLTPLTKSSPAISSQSVYKLESINTTTARLKIDDLYTFELDKELQQELLKGMEQALLVIDLREASGFSPKLLTMLSRYQDIESGNTPLSTRQFSSSIMGFAHYRRSAAFRNDYLQPLNFKPLESLGFSAPKLKILTRYLPQTDKDKFSPWFARTKPDVEATGNNQLVLLIGPRCRQECEWIAHRTKTWSRVNLVGERTSGDFARQYHFTLPNSRLNVRLSSSLTYDSKGQLLSGKGTEPDISLPLNHDIEWQGLVSLVKTSTSKPTQHGLKSKLAHSVN
- the cysN gene encoding sulfate adenylyltransferase subunit CysN yields the protein MDKAVNKTNLMAAEITLHGVKEYLALQQHKGLLRFLTCGSVDDGKSTLIGRLLHDSAQIYEDQLASLKSDSAKMGTTGEAIDLALLVDGLQAEREQGITIDVAYRYFSSDKRKFIIADTPGHEQYTRNMATGASTCDLAVILVDARYGVQTQTKRHAFIASLLGIRHFVVAVNKMDLLGFDEQVFNRIRADFTDFVKDFGNLDIHFVPLSALNGDNVVERSTQSDWYQGGTLLELLETIDTQRELSSLPVRFPVQYVSRPHLDFRGFAGTLASGIIKVGDELVALPSGKRSKVERIVTFDGDLEEAVAGQAVTITLEDEIDISRGDLLAKPDSAPAVANLISADIVWMDEKPLQLGQLYDIKVAGKKTQASVTAIDYVVDVNTLARSATDTLGLNAIARVTLELTEDIVFDAYSLVRDTGGMILIDRLTNATVAAVMVVSGQHVNKQTASQFSAFEVEFNALVRKHFPHWQAIDITQLGA
- the cysD gene encoding sulfate adenylyltransferase subunit CysD yields the protein MAGRELSHLQQLEAESIQIIREVAAEFDNPVMLYSIGKDSSVMLHLARKAFYPGKIPFPLLHVDTGWKFKEMIAFRDTQAKKFGFELLTHINPEGLAQGINPFDHGSAKHTDIMKTQGLKQALNQYGFDAAFGGARRDEEKSRAKERVYSFRDRHHRWDPKNQRPELWRTYNGAVNKGESIRVFPLSNWTELDIWQYIYQENIELVPLYFAAKRKVVERGGQLIMADDERMQLAEGEQIKEEVVRFRTLGCYPLTAAMYSEADSLEKIIEEMLLTRSSERQGRLIDSDQSASMEQKKRQGYF
- a CDS encoding phospholipase A; its protein translation is MNLFYKNIPLIGLLMCSGLNAESLVEGRVKDELATAERPFVITPHHVNYLLPATYNPDPNIAPFLEEMAQDPYTLDKFEAKFQISFKFPVWYNVFGDNGHLFFAYTNQSYWQVYNKETSSPFRETNHEPEIFMLFNNDWKIGSVTNSFWGFGAVHQSNGKSGLLSRSWNRIYGTMIFDAGPLAFATKIWWRIPEDEKTDPYQTSGDDNPNIEDYVGNAEFIGVYGVDEHRFTLTLRSNLQDIDRGSAELTWSYPIVGNLRLYTQYFNGYGESLIDYNYHNQRIGIGISLNDIL